In the Verrucomicrobiia bacterium genome, one interval contains:
- a CDS encoding CvpA family protein — protein sequence MSTLLLAAAGGPASASTEMSGVWFDVLTAVVLGWGIYRGRKRGMSEELLSLLQILTILVVCGMYHRPVGNWFAEMAGVTHLFAYLFVYVAMLLIILTIFGATRRAVGEKLVSSDLFGRLEYILGMLAGMIRYAGYLVVALALLNGPVYTREEIQAQVDAQIRNLGSTFFPTPGQLQESILKKSFCGQWARRNLELLLIRPTPTTDAGSGGPRRPTLKEIKEQELKKATEK from the coding sequence ATGTCAACGTTATTATTGGCAGCAGCAGGTGGCCCGGCCAGCGCCAGCACAGAGATGTCCGGGGTGTGGTTTGACGTGCTGACGGCGGTGGTTTTGGGGTGGGGCATCTATCGCGGGCGCAAGCGCGGGATGTCGGAAGAACTGCTTTCCCTTCTGCAAATTCTCACGATTTTGGTGGTTTGCGGCATGTATCACCGGCCGGTGGGGAATTGGTTTGCGGAGATGGCCGGGGTGACGCACCTGTTTGCCTACCTGTTTGTGTATGTGGCCATGTTGCTCATCATCCTGACCATCTTTGGCGCCACGCGGCGGGCGGTGGGGGAGAAGCTGGTGAGCAGCGATTTGTTTGGGCGCCTGGAATATATTTTGGGGATGCTGGCGGGCATGATTCGTTACGCCGGTTACTTGGTGGTGGCTTTGGCCCTGTTGAACGGGCCGGTGTACACCCGGGAGGAAATCCAGGCGCAGGTGGACGCGCAAATACGCAACCTGGGCAGCACTTTTTTCCCGACGCCCGGCCAGTTGCAGGAGAGCATTTTGAAAAAAAGCTTTTGCGGGCAGTGGGCGCGGCGTAATTTGGAGCTGCTCTTGATCCGGCCCACGCCCACCACGGACGCGGGGTCCGGCGGGCCGAGGCGGCCCACGTTGAAGGAAATCAAAGAGCAAGAGCTCAAGAAAGCCACAGAAAAGTAA
- a CDS encoding CvpA family protein, whose amino-acid sequence MPSSLPFGWYDVLAVIMVVIGVLRGRRRGMSQELLDFFMWLGMVGGGAYVCRQAAPYLIKWTGLSQLSAHLLGYLGTVVAVWFIFMLLKNALRDKLAGSDFFGRLEYPLGILAAIIRFLCILVLLAALVNAKFQTEEQKQQARKDQEKELGSSFFPTLGDIQDGIFKKSFCGSQLAKHAPYLLIPPSKTEGEDLRTKEGLGRQRERELDKILGK is encoded by the coding sequence ATGCCCAGCAGTTTGCCCTTCGGATGGTATGATGTCCTGGCGGTCATCATGGTGGTCATTGGGGTGTTGCGCGGCCGGCGCCGCGGGATGTCCCAGGAGTTACTGGACTTTTTCATGTGGTTGGGGATGGTGGGGGGCGGGGCGTATGTCTGCCGCCAGGCGGCGCCCTACCTGATCAAGTGGACCGGGTTGAGCCAGCTTTCCGCGCATCTTTTGGGGTATCTGGGCACGGTGGTGGCGGTGTGGTTCATCTTCATGCTCCTGAAAAATGCCTTGCGCGACAAACTGGCCGGCAGCGACTTCTTTGGGCGGCTGGAGTATCCGCTGGGCATTTTGGCGGCCATCATTCGGTTTCTGTGCATCCTGGTCCTGCTGGCGGCCCTGGTGAATGCCAAATTTCAGACCGAGGAACAGAAACAGCAGGCCCGCAAAGACCAGGAAAAAGAGCTGGGCAGCAGTTTCTTCCCCACCCTGGGCGATATTCAGGACGGCATCTTCAAGAAATCCTTTTGCGGGTCGCAACTGGCCAAACATGCCCCGTACTTGTTGATTCCGCCCAGCAAGACCGAAGGGGAGGATTTGCGCACCAAGGAAGGATTGGGGCGGCAGCGGGAGCGGGAGCTGGACAAAATCCTGGGCAAATGA